A window of Longispora fulva contains these coding sequences:
- a CDS encoding M4 family metallopeptidase, which produces MKHSHRLLTVGGAMAVAVAAAGTAAAVTAPAPSLVTPTPAAAHASALRSTASLVAGRPSYLKASADDSFVQRDAVGSNGTQYVAFDRTYKGLKVTGGDFVLATDDFGQLKFASVAQEHAIGDLSITPQVARDAAEAVARGKIISPAVEGTQLVVYASGAAPRLAWESTVNGRDPEGPTRQTVDVDAVTGAVLHVQEHVAHGTGTGAYSGPNPLTLNTTQSGSSYLLKDPTITNLPCQRAVFNVNTTFSGSDDMWGNGAATNKETGCVDALFAAQTEAKMLTQWLGRSGMDGNGGAWPIRVGLDENNAFYDGTQVQIGHNNANEWISSIDVVAHEMGHGIDDHTPGGISGNGTQEWIADSFGAATEAFSNQPAPYDVPDWTVGEEINLVGSGPIRNMYNPSLVGNHPNCYSSSVPNGEVHASAGPGNHWDYLVAMGSNPAGGPVSPTCNSTTITGIGVQKWIKILYNAMLMKTSSASYLKYRTWTLQAAKNLYGNSTCTEFNTVKAAWNAVSVPAQVDDPTCTAAPSPTPTKTSSPSPSPSPTSSSGTCSGQKLVNPDFESGVAPWTAASGVISNDGSVQPAHGGQWRAWLDGYGSAHTDTLSQSVSIPAGCHATLSLYLHIDTAETTTTVAYDKLTMTAGSTTLATYSNLNAAGGFVLRSVDVSSLAGSTVTITFTGVEDAGLYTSFVIDDTALALSW; this is translated from the coding sequence GTGAAGCATTCCCATCGGCTACTGACCGTGGGTGGAGCCATGGCTGTGGCGGTCGCCGCGGCCGGCACCGCCGCCGCCGTCACGGCGCCGGCCCCCTCGCTGGTCACCCCGACCCCCGCCGCGGCGCACGCGTCCGCGTTGCGGTCGACGGCGTCGCTGGTCGCCGGCCGGCCGTCCTACCTGAAGGCCAGCGCGGACGACAGTTTCGTCCAGCGCGACGCGGTCGGCTCGAACGGCACCCAGTACGTGGCGTTCGACCGGACCTACAAGGGTCTCAAGGTCACTGGCGGCGACTTCGTGCTGGCCACCGACGACTTCGGTCAGCTGAAGTTCGCCTCCGTCGCCCAGGAGCACGCGATCGGCGACCTGTCGATCACCCCGCAGGTCGCCCGGGACGCGGCCGAGGCCGTCGCCCGGGGAAAGATCATCTCGCCGGCCGTGGAGGGCACCCAGCTCGTGGTGTACGCGTCGGGCGCGGCTCCCCGGCTGGCCTGGGAGTCCACGGTCAACGGCCGGGACCCCGAGGGCCCGACCCGGCAGACCGTCGACGTCGACGCGGTCACCGGCGCTGTGCTGCACGTTCAGGAGCATGTGGCGCACGGCACCGGTACCGGCGCCTACAGCGGCCCGAACCCGCTGACCCTCAACACCACCCAGTCGGGCAGCAGCTACCTGTTGAAGGACCCGACCATCACCAACCTGCCCTGTCAGAGAGCGGTGTTCAACGTCAACACCACGTTCTCCGGCTCGGATGACATGTGGGGCAACGGCGCGGCCACCAACAAGGAGACCGGCTGCGTGGACGCGCTGTTCGCGGCGCAGACCGAGGCGAAGATGCTGACCCAGTGGCTGGGTCGCAGCGGCATGGACGGCAACGGTGGCGCGTGGCCGATCCGGGTCGGCCTCGACGAGAACAACGCCTTCTACGACGGCACGCAGGTTCAGATCGGGCACAACAACGCCAACGAGTGGATCTCCTCGATCGACGTCGTCGCCCACGAGATGGGCCACGGCATCGACGACCACACCCCGGGCGGCATCTCCGGCAACGGCACCCAGGAGTGGATCGCCGACTCCTTCGGCGCGGCCACCGAGGCCTTCTCCAACCAGCCCGCCCCGTACGACGTTCCGGACTGGACCGTCGGCGAGGAGATCAACCTGGTCGGCAGCGGCCCGATCCGCAACATGTACAACCCGTCGCTGGTGGGCAACCACCCGAACTGCTACTCGTCGTCAGTCCCCAACGGCGAGGTGCACGCCTCCGCCGGCCCCGGCAACCACTGGGACTACCTGGTGGCCATGGGCTCCAACCCGGCTGGCGGCCCGGTCAGCCCGACCTGCAACAGCACCACGATCACAGGCATCGGCGTCCAGAAGTGGATCAAGATCCTGTACAACGCGATGCTGATGAAGACCTCGTCCGCCTCGTACCTGAAGTACCGCACCTGGACGCTGCAGGCCGCCAAGAACCTCTACGGCAACAGCACCTGCACCGAGTTCAACACCGTCAAGGCCGCCTGGAACGCCGTCAGCGTCCCGGCCCAGGTGGACGACCCGACATGCACCGCCGCCCCGTCGCCGACCCCGACGAAGACGTCGAGCCCGAGCCCCAGCCCGAGTCCGACCTCGTCCTCGGGCACCTGCTCGGGCCAGAAGCTCGTCAACCCGGACTTCGAGTCCGGCGTCGCGCCGTGGACCGCCGCCTCCGGTGTCATCTCCAACGACGGCAGCGTCCAGCCCGCGCACGGCGGTCAGTGGAGGGCGTGGCTGGACGGCTACGGCTCCGCGCACACCGACACGCTGTCGCAGTCGGTGTCCATCCCGGCCGGGTGCCACGCGACGCTGAGCCTGTACCTGCACATCGACACGGCCGAGACCACGACCACGGTGGCCTACGACAAGCTGACTATGACCGCGGGCTCCACCACCCTGGCGACGTACTCGAACCTGAACGCCGCCGGCGGTTTCGTGCTCAGGTCCGTCGACGTCTCGTCGCTGGCCGGTTCGACTGTGACCATCACGTTCACCGGTGTCGAGGACGCCGGGCTGTACACGTCGTTCGTCATCGACGACACCGCGCTCGCCCTGAGCTGGTAG
- a CDS encoding glycoside hydrolase family 15 protein produces MRTRTALPLVVALGAALLGPTPAYAAVAPGAPGTGSAWTTGAKDGLGTSATTGSKVWFTLGQGVTHEIYYPQVDTANVQDLQFVVSDGATFTELERDATNHTTTLTDQRSLSYDQVNTAKSGKYKIIKSYATDPARQTMLLRTRFQVTSGGPLQLYVLYNPSLNNSGMGDTGATSAGQLVASDGPVSSALAVSTGFTALTSGYSGTSSDGYVDLRANHVLDATYDSAPTPGNLVQFGQVPVGTDTTFTLALAFGPDRSAASAAASGSLATGFPAVATSYADGWHSYLSGLHPAPASVTSTGLVTQYNVALMTLKAHEDKTYLGANVASLTVPWGQAINADNPGTAGYHAVWARDLYQVATAQLAAGDTAAANRSLDYLLNVQQRADGSFPQNTRLDGTPVWGSLQLDEVAYPIILAWHLGRTDAWPRLRKSADFLRARGTNSPQERWEEEAGYSPSTIAAEIAGLVCASALGGDGSYATTADAWRNALDSQTFTTTGHLGDGRYYERVDGDGNPNDGQPLEINSGGGTWDERDVIDGGFLDLVRLGVKRADDPTILASLPELDATLKVTTPNGAMWYRYNHDAYGEKSDGSPYTGSGGIGRLWPLLSGERGEYELLAGRSAATHLATMAASANSGYLIPEQAWDRAPFPVGEGTDSAAPLAWSMAQFVRLALSIDAGSPVERPSVVAARYASTSLTVTVTVPAGTTGPVYLAGNLSVLGTGLPDWDAAGMALTAVDTTHWKVTLPANGAALSYKFTLGDWGHVEKGSSCAEVGNRSSTLTGAPVSAIVANWRNVSPCGN; encoded by the coding sequence ATGCGAACCCGCACGGCCCTACCTCTGGTCGTCGCGCTCGGCGCGGCGCTGCTGGGCCCCACCCCGGCCTATGCCGCCGTCGCCCCCGGAGCACCCGGCACGGGCTCGGCCTGGACCACCGGCGCGAAGGACGGCCTGGGCACCTCGGCCACGACCGGCTCGAAGGTCTGGTTCACCCTCGGCCAGGGCGTCACCCACGAGATCTACTACCCACAGGTCGACACCGCTAACGTCCAGGACCTGCAGTTCGTGGTCAGTGACGGGGCGACGTTCACCGAGCTGGAGCGCGACGCGACGAACCACACCACCACGCTCACCGACCAGCGGTCCCTCAGCTACGACCAGGTCAACACCGCCAAGAGCGGCAAATACAAGATCATTAAGAGTTACGCCACGGACCCGGCCCGGCAGACGATGCTGCTCCGGACGAGGTTCCAGGTCACCTCGGGCGGCCCGCTCCAGCTCTACGTCCTCTACAACCCGTCCCTGAACAACTCCGGGATGGGCGACACCGGGGCCACCTCCGCCGGCCAGCTCGTCGCCAGCGACGGCCCGGTGTCCAGCGCCCTCGCGGTCTCCACCGGCTTCACGGCCCTGACCAGCGGCTACAGCGGCACGTCCTCGGACGGCTACGTCGACCTGCGCGCCAACCACGTGCTGGACGCCACCTACGACTCCGCCCCCACCCCCGGCAACCTGGTCCAGTTCGGCCAGGTGCCGGTCGGCACGGACACCACCTTCACCCTCGCCCTCGCCTTCGGACCCGACCGGTCCGCCGCGTCCGCCGCCGCCTCGGGTTCCCTGGCCACGGGCTTCCCGGCGGTCGCCACGTCCTACGCCGACGGCTGGCACTCCTACCTGTCGGGGCTGCACCCCGCCCCGGCGAGCGTGACGTCCACGGGGCTGGTGACCCAGTACAACGTGGCGTTGATGACCTTGAAGGCGCACGAGGACAAGACGTATCTCGGCGCGAACGTCGCGTCGCTCACCGTGCCGTGGGGCCAGGCGATCAACGCCGACAACCCGGGCACGGCGGGCTACCACGCGGTCTGGGCCCGCGACCTCTACCAGGTCGCCACCGCCCAACTGGCCGCCGGCGACACCGCCGCCGCGAACCGTTCCCTGGACTACCTGCTCAACGTCCAGCAGCGCGCCGACGGGTCCTTCCCGCAGAACACCCGGCTCGACGGCACCCCGGTCTGGGGCAGCCTGCAGCTCGACGAGGTCGCGTACCCGATCATCCTCGCCTGGCATCTCGGCCGCACCGACGCCTGGCCGAGGCTGAGGAAGTCCGCCGACTTCCTCCGCGCCCGGGGCACCAACAGCCCCCAGGAACGCTGGGAGGAGGAGGCCGGCTACTCCCCGTCGACCATCGCCGCCGAGATCGCGGGCCTGGTCTGCGCTTCCGCCCTCGGCGGGGACGGTTCGTACGCTACGACGGCCGACGCGTGGCGCAACGCCCTGGACTCCCAGACCTTCACCACCACCGGGCACCTCGGCGACGGCCGCTACTACGAGCGGGTCGACGGCGACGGCAACCCGAACGACGGCCAGCCCCTGGAGATCAACTCGGGCGGCGGCACCTGGGACGAGCGCGACGTCATCGACGGCGGCTTCCTCGACCTGGTCAGACTCGGCGTCAAGCGTGCCGACGACCCGACGATCCTCGCGTCCCTCCCGGAACTCGACGCGACCCTGAAGGTCACCACTCCCAACGGCGCCATGTGGTACCGCTACAACCACGACGCGTACGGCGAGAAGTCCGACGGGTCGCCTTATACGGGCAGTGGGGGAATCGGTCGCCTGTGGCCGCTGCTGTCCGGGGAACGCGGCGAGTACGAACTCCTCGCCGGCCGGTCCGCCGCCACCCACCTCGCGACCATGGCCGCCTCCGCCAACAGCGGCTACCTGATCCCGGAACAGGCGTGGGACCGTGCTCCCTTCCCGGTGGGGGAGGGCACCGACTCCGCCGCCCCGCTGGCCTGGTCGATGGCCCAGTTCGTCCGGCTCGCGCTGTCCATCGACGCGGGGAGCCCGGTCGAACGGCCGTCCGTCGTCGCCGCGCGCTACGCCTCGACCTCGCTGACCGTGACCGTGACCGTGCCGGCCGGGACCACCGGGCCCGTCTACCTGGCCGGCAACCTCAGCGTCCTGGGCACCGGGCTGCCGGACTGGGACGCGGCGGGCATGGCGCTGACGGCCGTGGACACGACGCACTGGAAGGTGACGTTGCCGGCCAACGGGGCCGCGCTGAGCTACAAGTTCACCCTGGGGGACTGGGGGCACGTGGAGAAGGGTTCCTCGTGCGCGGAGGTCGGCAACCGGTCGTCGACGCTGACCGGGGCTCCGGTCTCCGCCATCGTCGCCAACTGGCGCAACGTCAGCCCCTGCGGAAACTAG
- a CDS encoding sugar ABC transporter substrate-binding protein, translating to MRKGLLGFTTACAVLALGLTGCGGGSGDKKADAKKPKIGVILPDSKTSARWETADRKYLTEAFKSAGVDYDIQNAQGDKNAFQTIADQMITNGATVLMIVNLDSGTGKAVLDKARTQGVATIDYDRLTLGGGAQFYVSFDNVAVGKLQGEGLGKCLTAMNAAKPIIAELNGGPTDNNAALFKSGYDAVLDPKYKSGDYVKGPDQSVPDWDNTQAGTIFEQMLTSQPKIGGVLAANDGLGNAAISVLKKNKLNGKVPVTGQDATVQGLQNILAGDQCMTVYKAIKQEADAASKLAISLAKGEKGSASQTIKDPTAGKDVPSVLLTPQAIFKDSVKDVVADGFVTKAELCTADFAALCDAAGVK from the coding sequence ATGCGCAAGGGACTCCTGGGCTTCACGACCGCCTGCGCGGTGCTGGCCCTCGGCCTGACCGGCTGTGGCGGCGGCTCCGGCGACAAGAAGGCCGACGCGAAGAAGCCGAAGATCGGCGTCATCCTCCCCGACAGCAAGACGTCGGCCCGGTGGGAGACGGCGGACCGCAAGTACCTGACGGAGGCGTTCAAGTCCGCCGGGGTCGACTACGACATCCAAAACGCCCAGGGCGACAAGAACGCGTTCCAGACCATCGCCGACCAGATGATCACGAACGGCGCGACGGTCCTCATGATCGTCAACCTGGACTCCGGTACCGGCAAGGCCGTCCTCGACAAGGCCAGGACGCAGGGCGTCGCGACCATCGACTACGACCGGCTCACGCTCGGCGGCGGCGCGCAGTTCTACGTCAGCTTCGACAACGTCGCGGTGGGCAAGCTCCAGGGCGAGGGCCTCGGCAAGTGCCTGACCGCCATGAACGCCGCCAAGCCGATCATCGCCGAGCTCAACGGCGGGCCGACGGACAACAACGCCGCCCTGTTCAAGAGCGGCTACGACGCGGTGCTGGACCCGAAGTACAAGTCGGGCGACTACGTCAAGGGTCCGGACCAGTCCGTGCCCGACTGGGACAACACCCAGGCCGGCACCATCTTCGAGCAGATGCTGACCAGTCAGCCGAAGATCGGCGGCGTGCTCGCCGCCAACGACGGGCTCGGCAACGCCGCGATCTCCGTCCTGAAGAAGAACAAGCTCAACGGCAAGGTCCCGGTCACCGGCCAGGACGCCACCGTGCAGGGCCTGCAGAACATCCTCGCCGGCGACCAGTGCATGACCGTCTACAAGGCGATCAAGCAGGAGGCCGACGCCGCCTCGAAGCTCGCGATCAGCCTCGCCAAGGGTGAGAAGGGTTCCGCCTCCCAGACGATCAAGGACCCGACCGCCGGCAAGGACGTCCCGTCCGTGCTGCTCACCCCGCAGGCGATCTTCAAGGACAGCGTCAAGGACGTCGTCGCCGACGGCTTCGTGACCAAGGCCGAGCTGTGCACCGCCGACTTCGCCGCCCTGTGCGACGCGGCAGGCGTCAAGTAG
- a CDS encoding ATP-binding cassette domain-containing protein, whose protein sequence is MQPVVELRGINKSFGAVHVLRDVDFSAYPGEVTALVGDNGAGKSTLVKCMGGIHPIDSGDYLFEGRPVHVHSPRDAGALGVEIVYQDLALCENLDIVENMFLGRENTKGLILDEPSMEQLATETLAGLSVRTVRSIRQKVSSLSGGQRQTVAIAKAVLWNSKVVVLDEPTAALGVAQTAQVLELVRRLADNGLAVVLISHNMNDVFAVADRIAALYLGRMAAQVKASDVTHSQVVQLITAGSAADMNGASS, encoded by the coding sequence ATGCAGCCCGTGGTGGAACTCCGTGGGATCAACAAGAGTTTCGGAGCGGTGCACGTCCTGCGGGACGTGGACTTCTCCGCCTATCCCGGGGAGGTGACCGCGCTCGTCGGCGACAACGGGGCCGGCAAGTCGACCCTGGTCAAGTGCATGGGTGGCATCCACCCGATCGACTCGGGCGACTACCTGTTCGAGGGCCGGCCGGTGCACGTGCACAGCCCCCGCGACGCCGGGGCGCTCGGCGTCGAGATCGTCTACCAGGACCTGGCCCTGTGCGAGAACCTCGACATCGTCGAGAACATGTTCCTCGGCCGGGAGAACACCAAGGGCCTGATCCTCGACGAGCCCTCGATGGAGCAGCTCGCCACCGAGACCCTCGCCGGCCTGTCGGTGCGGACCGTGCGGTCCATCCGGCAGAAGGTGTCGAGCCTGTCCGGCGGGCAGCGGCAGACCGTCGCCATCGCCAAGGCCGTGCTGTGGAACAGCAAGGTCGTCGTCCTCGACGAGCCCACCGCCGCGCTCGGCGTCGCCCAGACCGCCCAGGTGCTCGAGCTGGTCCGCCGGCTCGCCGACAACGGGCTGGCGGTCGTCCTCATCTCGCACAACATGAACGACGTGTTCGCGGTGGCCGACCGGATCGCCGCGTTGTACCTCGGCCGGATGGCCGCCCAGGTCAAGGCGTCGGATGTCACCCACAGCCAGGTCGTCCAGCTGATCACCGCCGGTAGCGCGGCGGACATGAACGGAGCTTCGTCGTGA
- a CDS encoding sugar ABC transporter permease — MGALPAVFGLLVLCTAFTVLRPVFLTPGNLANLFTQGAAVTVIAMGLVFVLLLGEIDLSAGYTSGVCAAVLAVLLTNHGVPWYLAVLACLVTGVIIGFTLGFLRAKVGIPSFVVTLAAFLAFQGIALLLVKGGANISIRDTVILSIANKNVPPLIGWLLAAGCVAGYAIVQLVRANNRARLGLTRTPVALVAARIIGLAALLGVGVWVLNLERSRNAAFVSLKGIPIVVPLIAVLLVVGTFVLARTKYGRHLYAVGGNAEAARRAGINVDLMRMSVFAVCSTMAAIGGIIAASRANSVDPNTGGSTVLLLAVGAAVIGGTSLFGGKGRVLDAVLGGAVVAVIENGMGLLGYSAGVKYVVTGLVLLLAAGVDALSRRRGSVAGLR, encoded by the coding sequence ATGGGCGCCCTGCCCGCCGTGTTCGGCCTCCTCGTGCTGTGCACGGCCTTCACCGTCCTGCGCCCGGTGTTCCTCACCCCGGGCAACCTGGCGAACCTGTTCACCCAGGGCGCCGCCGTGACCGTGATCGCCATGGGCCTCGTGTTCGTGCTGCTGCTCGGCGAGATCGACCTGTCCGCCGGGTACACCAGCGGGGTGTGCGCCGCCGTCCTCGCCGTGCTGCTCACCAACCACGGCGTGCCGTGGTACCTCGCCGTGCTGGCCTGCCTGGTCACCGGCGTGATCATCGGCTTCACCCTGGGCTTCCTGCGGGCGAAGGTCGGCATTCCGTCGTTCGTGGTGACGCTGGCGGCGTTCCTGGCGTTCCAGGGCATCGCGCTGCTGCTGGTCAAGGGCGGGGCGAACATCTCGATCCGGGACACCGTGATCCTGTCGATCGCGAACAAGAACGTCCCGCCGCTGATCGGCTGGCTGCTGGCCGCCGGGTGCGTGGCCGGGTACGCGATCGTGCAGCTCGTCCGCGCCAACAACCGGGCCCGCCTTGGGCTGACCCGCACCCCGGTCGCGCTGGTCGCCGCCCGGATCATCGGCCTGGCGGCCCTCCTCGGGGTCGGCGTCTGGGTGCTCAACCTCGAACGCAGCCGCAACGCGGCGTTCGTGTCGCTCAAGGGCATTCCGATCGTGGTGCCCCTGATCGCCGTTCTGCTGGTCGTGGGCACGTTCGTCCTCGCCCGCACGAAGTACGGCCGGCACCTCTACGCCGTCGGCGGCAACGCCGAGGCCGCCCGCCGCGCCGGTATCAACGTGGACCTGATGCGGATGTCCGTGTTCGCCGTGTGTTCGACCATGGCGGCGATCGGCGGCATCATCGCGGCGTCGCGGGCCAACTCGGTCGACCCGAACACCGGCGGCAGCACCGTGCTGCTGCTCGCGGTCGGCGCGGCCGTGATCGGCGGCACCAGCCTGTTCGGCGGCAAGGGCCGGGTCCTCGACGCCGTCCTCGGCGGGGCCGTGGTCGCCGTCATCGAGAACGGGATGGGGCTGCTGGGCTACAGCGCCGGCGTGAAGTACGTGGTCACCGGGCTCGTTCTGCTGCTCGCGGCCGGGGTCGACGCCCTGTCCCGCCGACGGGGTTCCGTCGCCGGATTGCGCTGA
- a CDS encoding ROK family protein, with product MRAGPSQEEIRRYNLGSLLRHVHVLGPTSRAQLTALMGLNRSTIGALTADLVAADLVREELPRDRQGAGRPSLVVRPVSERIHVYAFHVGVDRVVAARVGLGCVVLDRREMIHPRGAFSPDDVLRTVTGFVEQMRRSVPADGTCVGAGASVSGLVRHVDGMVSFGPNLGWRDEPFGDRLSGIVGERVMVGNDADLSALAEHLRGVAAGSDDVVYLHGDVGIGGGIIVAGRLLGGHEGYGGEVGHMVVNPSGGPCGCGSRGCWETEIGERALLEAAGRSPDDGRQGVSALIDSASRGDADAQEALRRVGDWLGFGVANLVNIFNPQTVVFGGHLRDVYLASAAQVRGRLNRMGLHASREPVKLRTPALGEDLPLIGAAELAFTRLLDDPLGTP from the coding sequence ATGCGCGCAGGACCGAGCCAGGAGGAGATCCGCAGGTACAACCTCGGATCTCTGCTCCGGCACGTCCATGTGCTGGGCCCGACCTCGCGGGCCCAGCTCACGGCACTCATGGGGCTCAACCGCAGCACCATCGGCGCGCTGACGGCCGACCTGGTGGCCGCCGACCTGGTCCGTGAGGAGCTGCCCCGCGACCGCCAGGGGGCCGGGCGGCCCTCGCTGGTGGTGCGGCCGGTGTCCGAGCGGATCCACGTGTACGCCTTCCACGTCGGCGTCGACCGGGTCGTCGCCGCCCGGGTGGGTCTCGGCTGCGTGGTCCTCGACCGCCGGGAGATGATCCACCCCCGGGGCGCGTTCAGCCCCGATGACGTGTTGCGCACGGTCACCGGCTTCGTGGAGCAGATGCGCCGTTCCGTCCCGGCGGACGGCACGTGCGTCGGGGCCGGCGCGTCGGTGTCCGGCCTGGTCCGGCACGTCGACGGCATGGTCAGCTTCGGCCCCAACCTGGGCTGGCGGGACGAGCCGTTCGGCGACCGGCTGTCCGGCATCGTCGGTGAACGGGTCATGGTCGGCAACGACGCGGACCTCAGCGCCCTGGCCGAGCACCTGCGGGGCGTGGCCGCCGGCTCGGACGACGTCGTCTACCTGCACGGCGACGTGGGCATCGGCGGCGGCATCATCGTGGCGGGCCGATTACTCGGCGGCCACGAGGGCTACGGCGGCGAGGTCGGCCACATGGTCGTCAACCCGTCCGGCGGGCCGTGCGGCTGCGGTTCGCGGGGCTGCTGGGAGACCGAGATCGGCGAGCGGGCCCTGCTGGAGGCCGCCGGCCGCTCCCCCGACGACGGCCGGCAGGGGGTCTCGGCGCTGATCGACTCGGCGTCCCGGGGCGACGCGGACGCCCAGGAGGCGCTGCGCCGGGTCGGGGACTGGCTCGGCTTCGGGGTCGCGAACCTGGTCAACATCTTCAACCCGCAGACCGTGGTGTTCGGCGGGCACCTGCGCGACGTGTATCTCGCCTCGGCCGCGCAGGTCCGGGGCCGGCTGAACCGGATGGGCCTGCACGCGTCCCGCGAGCCGGTGAAGCTGCGCACGCCGGCGCTCGGCGAGGACCTGCCGCTGATCGGCGCCGCCGAACTGGCCTTCACCCGCCTCCTCGACGACCCGCTGGGCACACCCTAA
- a CDS encoding papain-like cysteine protease family protein encodes MTRRRLGGAVAVLTALLITTLPATPAFAASKQLGISQQVQVQNQWCWAASGLTIARYLGYGASTSQNTFCDYGRGYPAGTTCPNQPGELSTVQRAFQALGLRPGSVTGALSYSGVQTEINGNRPIETGIYWTAGGGHAQVIYGYDTATSSIFWGDPWPSSQRYSQASYSYYVSNGQFRWAQSLYRIGL; translated from the coding sequence ATGACCCGACGACGCCTCGGCGGCGCCGTTGCCGTCCTCACCGCCCTGCTCATCACTACGTTGCCCGCCACGCCGGCGTTCGCGGCCAGCAAGCAACTGGGCATCTCGCAGCAGGTGCAGGTCCAGAACCAGTGGTGCTGGGCCGCCAGCGGCCTCACCATCGCCCGCTACCTGGGCTACGGCGCGAGCACGAGCCAGAACACGTTCTGCGACTACGGGCGCGGCTATCCCGCCGGCACCACCTGCCCGAACCAGCCGGGCGAGCTGTCCACAGTGCAGCGCGCGTTCCAGGCGCTCGGGCTGCGGCCCGGCTCGGTGACCGGCGCGCTGTCCTACAGCGGCGTGCAGACCGAGATCAACGGCAACCGGCCGATCGAGACCGGCATCTACTGGACGGCCGGCGGCGGCCACGCCCAGGTCATCTACGGGTACGACACCGCCACCAGCTCCATCTTCTGGGGCGACCCCTGGCCGAGCAGTCAACGCTACAGCCAGGCGTCCTACAGCTACTACGTCAGCAACGGCCAGTTCCGTTGGGCGCAGTCGCTGTACCGGATCGGTCTGTGA